In Chitinophagaceae bacterium, the DNA window GTAGGTAAAGGAGCAGAAGTGGTTGGTTCGGTAACTGTAGTTCCTCCGTTGTAGAAATAAATATTGTCAACAAATGCAGTATTGCTTGCTGAAACATACAGCAATTGTGCAATATGCTGCTTGGAAGTCATGTTAGTGAAATTCGCAATAGGAATATCAAAACTGATCCAGGTATTCGTAACTATCGCAGGCGAAGTGGTTGCATTAAAGGCCAGTTCCTGTTCGGTATCATCACCACCTCCGTATGCTCCATCTGCTCCAAAATCCACGAGCTTAATACTAAATGTTGCAGCATCCGGTGTCCACAAATCCGTATGGAAATAGGTCATGTTGGTTGCATCAATCGTTTGCGAGGTAAACTCTATTCCGCAGTATGCGAGGTTGCTGTATTTCTTTACTGAATCGCTGGTGCCAATTACATAATTGCTAAGATCAGCGACATCCCAAACTGCTGACCAGGTGTCAACCGTTACATTGGAATAGGCATTACTGAAAAGTGAAATCACATTGGCTGCCGCTTGCGTTGGCGCAGGGGCGGAAGTAGTTGGGTCGCTTGCAACAGCGAGCTTCAGTGAAAAGCTACTGAGGCAACAAAGGAAAATGAAAATTTTTGTAGTGATGTTCTTCATGTTTTAAGGTTTAGTTGAAGTGAACAAAAAAGAAATGGAAAGGTTGAAAGAAACATGGGCGAATGTAATCTGTGCGATAACTGATATCCTAATATACCTGCCAGACAAATGCTGGACACCCATTAATAGTTTTATAAACAGGTAATTTACGTATTAAAATGCAGTCAAAAAGAAGCCTTTTGTGCATTATCAGATTATTCTTAAATAAGCAGCTAAGTCATCTTCAACGGTCAGACCCAGATGTTTTTTTAAGCGATACCGGCTTTTTTCTACTCCCTGCACAGAGATATTCAGTAAAGCAGCCATTTCTTTATTGCTCATATTGAGTCGGGTTAATGCACACATGCGCAAATCGTTTTGAGTTAGGGAAGGGTGCTTCTTCAAAAGTTCAGTAATGAAGTTCTGGTTCACCTGGTCGAAATAGGTGGTGAACTGCTCCCAGCTTTTTTCCCCTTCTATTTCTGTACTCAGCGTAGATTTCAGACTTCTGATTAACCTGCCGGCTTTTTCTTTGTCAGCAGCACTATTGATTTCCTCCAATTGCTCTTTTACACCAATCAGGATTTCATTTTTATGAGCAGTCTGTACTGCATTGGCCATCAGTTCGGCGCTCTTTGATTTAATTTCTACTTCAAGTTTTTCATTTTGCAGGTGTAAAATTGTTTGCTCGGAAGTCAGATTCTCATTGGTAAGTGTAAGAATGGAGCGTTCTGATTCCAGCACTTTTTGTTTCAAAGCCATTTCACGTCTGGTAGTATATATGCGCAATGCCAGCCAAATAAGGGCGGCCACAAAAATCAACACCAGTAATTTAAACCACCAGGTTTCCCAGAACGGAGGAGCTATAATAACCTTCATTGATTTTTCATCACTCCAGACACCATTGCTGTTGGTTCCTTTTACCGTGAAAGTATAGGTGCCGGGGTCAAGATTCGTGTAAGTAACCAGGCGTTGGTCAGCTTTTGTGTTTCGCCAGCCATTGTCAAAGCCATCCATTTTATAGGCATAGTCACTCTTAAAAGGTTCTGTATAATCCAGCACTGCAAACTCAAATGAGAAAGCATTGTCGTAATAAGAAAGATGTATTTCTGATGCTTCCTGAAGACTTTGGTTTAATATCGTGCGCCCGTCTGGCAACATTCCAACCGGCACCGATTTATTAAAAATTCTGAAGTCGGTAAACACAATGGCAGGTTTGGTTTCATAAATACGCACTTTTTCAGGACGGATAAATGTTAAACCATTAATGCCGCCAAAGTAAAGGGTGCCTTCACCATCAGCTAATATAGCGCCCTGATTAAATTGATTGGAAGTAGTATAAGGATTATGATGAAAATCGAAATTCAAAAATTTTTTAGTTTCCGGATCAAAACGTATGATGCCATTGAATGTGCTGAGCCACAAATAACCACTGCTATCTTCCGCAATTCCCATGATGGCATTAGAGATTAAACCATTTTCGGTGGTGAAGTGCTGAAATTCATTTTTGCCCAGCCAAAGATTTAATCCACCACTTTCCGTTCCAATCCATAGCCTGTCTTTTGTATCCTGAAAAATACACCTGATGTCATTTGCCGAAATACTTTTCGCATTTCCTTGCTCTCGTTTAAAGTGTGTAAAATGACCCGTGCTTTTTTCAAACAGGTCAAGGCCGCCGGAGGCTGTGCCGATCCAAACCTGTTGATGCTTATCTATAAATACGGTCATCACATCATCACTGGCAATACTGAAAGGATCATCAGGTTGATGGCTGAAGCGTTTGAAATGTCCGGTTGCAGGATCAAAAAGATTTACGCCACCACCTATAATACCGATCCATAAAACTCCTTTTTCGCCTTCAGCGATAGACCATACGTTATTTCCGCTTAAGCTCATGGAGTCATGGGCAACTGAACGGTAATGAGTGAAAGTGCCATTCCTGCGATCGAAGAAACTTAATCCATCATTGAAATAGCCGAGCCAAAGACGTTTTTGACTGTCTTCAAATATTGTTTTTACCACATTCCCGTAACCGGCAGGATCGTTGTGAATAATGGAAAAGGTGCTGGTCACTTTATCAAAAATATCCAGTCCGCCACCGTCAGTCCCCACGAAAATGGAACCGTCGGTGGTCTTACACAAACTCAGCACAGACCTTTGACTTAATTCGCCAGGCTTATTACCGGAATGGACCAATGTTTCAAACCAGGTCTTATGGACTTTAAGCACATTTACACCACCGTTGTAGGTTCCTACCCATGCATTTTCATCGCGGTCAATACATACATTAAATAAAGCATTTGTGTTAAGTGATTTTTGTTCCTGATTGTATTGATACACCGAAAAAGACTGTTTTTCAGGATGATAAATATTTAAGCCGCCGCCATCTGTAGCTAATAATAACTCACCATTCTTATTTTCTGCAATGCCCATAATATTGTTGGATGCCAATCCATTTTGCAGAGTAAAACGTTGAAGCTGTTTGGTATCTATCTTAAGCTGATATAAGCCTGACCCTTCCGTGCCAATCCATAAATTGCCTTTGCTGTCAGTGAATAGTGTTTTTCTGAAACTATCGAAATCTGTATCGCCATGAATAGTGGAATGAATTTTCTGGAAGTCCTTACTCTTTTCATCATAATAATAGATACCCGTACCACTTGTTGCTACCCAGATAGTTCCCTTTCCATCTTCAATAATTTTTGAAACAGCATTGTCTGTTAAATGACAATTCTTATTATCGAAATGTTTAGCAGCATGCGTCTTTGGATTATAAATCAATAACCCTTCATTAATGGTACCGATCCAGATACGGCCGGTTTGATCTTCGCACAAAGTATTGATCCAGCTTTCTGAAATGGTTTTTAACGCCGGTTCCTTTTTCAGGTTGGTGAAAGTGCCAGTTTTGCTATCGCGAAAATTGATGCCATTACCCTGTGTCCCTACCCATAAGTTTCCTTCTTTGTCTTCGAGCAGACAATGAATACTCTTTCCCTGAAAGCCCGTCGTGTCCGACTCCTGGTATTTAAACACATGGCATTCATATCCATCATATCGTACCAGTCCATCCTGCGTACCAAACCACATAAGACCATTCCTGTCTTGCATGATGCAAAAAACGGTGTTATGCGGCAGGCCCTCAGAAATGGTAATGTATTCGAAATGAAGATTTTCGGATTGGGCAAAAAGTAGTTGTGAGCAGGAGCTAAGCCAGAAGAAAAAAATGCATGAAAATATTTGTTTCATCAGCTCCATCAGATTTCTCAAGTGTTGAATTTAGGCTATTAGATCGGGATATTATTTTTTCCAAGTCGCTGCTGTTTGCAGTTACAATAATTTACAAGATGCAAACTTCAGATTTTATTAAGTTGAATGTGGTTATTCTCATTATTTTATGCGGCCACATCCACTTAACAATATATTATCAAAAAGGTTATCAATTATAACAGCAACGAAGCAGCTATCCAAAAACATTGCAATGTTGATTAATGAATGTTTATTTATCTTTCCCTGACGGTACTCACAAAAATCATAAAAAATGAAATCAATCTTTACACTGCTCCTGCTATTTAGTTTAGAGTCTGCATTTTCTCAGTCATTTACCTGGGACGCTGCTAAAAATATCAGTTGCTGTTCATCTGTCAACGGATTTGCTTTTGATAAGGCAGGCAACATGTATGTAGCAGGTACTTTTTACGGTGATGATTATGTGGGTGCTTATTATATCACCTCCACCACACCATTCAAATACAATAGTTTTATAGCAAAAACGAATAAGAACGGTGTAGTACAATGGGTGAAAATTATTGGCAGCAATGAGAGTTCTACTGTGCAACGCATTGCAACAGACGCAATCGGAAACATTTTTTTAACCGGTTTTTACCAGGTAGATCTGGTTTATGATGGAAGCAGTTTGCCCTGCACCGGGCAGAATGATGCTTTTATAATGAAGATCAACAGTGCAGGCACACTTCAATGGTGGGACCATACGATTGGAACAGGTTCGGAATTCTTTTATGATGTGGCAGTAAATCCTGCCGGTGATGCTTACGTAACCGGAAAATTTGCCGGCAGCATGAATGTGCAGGGCTCCTACTATTTTGCTTCGCCAGGATCAGTGTATGATATGTGTGTGATTAAATACAATGGTATCACAGGCGCATTTGCCTGGGCACGTCAAACAAACAGTCAGTTTGGAGGCAATTCATCAGGCAGCCGGATAACTGTGGATGGCCTGGGGAATACCTATGTGCTTGGAAATTTTGGTGAAGGTTATACCACATTCGGCGACTACACCATTTTCGGATCGTTCAATGATTACTTCGTTTCAAGGTTTGATGAGGCAAGTAATTTTATTTATACCAGCGATGTAGGCGATATTCCCAATGGTTACATCTGCAATATTGATGCTGATGCAGCGGGCAATATTTACCTGGCGGGAAATTTCGGCGGGTTTTCACCCTATACAGCAACCATAAGCGGAACGACGATTACATCACCCGGAAATTCAGAAATATTTATTGCCAAATACAATGCAGATTATGTAATGCAATGGCTGCACACCGGAGGTGGAGCTACAACGGGAGATTTTGCGAATGATCTCGCAGTAGCCAATGACGGTGATACTTATGTGGCATTCACTTCAGGTGCAACGGTAACTTTTGGATCAGTATCCGCCACTGCTGCTAATCCGGGTGCTAATGAAATTGCTGTGGTGAAATACAACGGCAGCGGAACTGCACAGTGGGCCAGTATTTCCGGCGGAAAAAATTATGATGCAGTAAGTTGTCTTGATATCAGTCAAAACAAAAAGTGGGTCGGCATTTCCGGTATCGGAGGCGCGCAAATGTATTTTGGTGCGAAGAAAGTTGCGAAATCAAATTTGTATGTTGCCAGGCTTTCAGATACACAATTACGCGTGGTGAATGAAGAGCAGCAGGAGATGACGGTTTCCATCTATCCCAACCCTGCCACCGATCACATTACGATCAGCGGCATTGCTGAAAATAACCTGGTGGAAATTTTTGATCTGCATGCGAAAAAAATACGCAGCCAACATTCGGTTTCAGGATCACTTGAAATCAAAACTGCAGATTTGCCTGCCGGAGTTTATCTTGTTGCTATAACCGGAAATGGTGAAAGACTGGTGAGGAAACTTATCATTCAATAATCTGAAAATTCAGGTTGGAACATTTTACTTGCAGATTTATAATTCAGTTTAATACTTCATAGGCAACTACAACGTGGGCTTTATTCTTGAGATTAACAGGACCGATTTTTCTACAATTGAAAGATTGTTTCACTTTTTCAAAGCAGGCATCGTTAATTAAAATCTGTCCGACACCAGCCGCCGATTGCAGCCGTTGTGCTGTATTCACAGTGTCTCCTATAACGGTATAGTCCAGCCTTTTTATAGTAGCGGAACCGATATTGCCGGAAATCATTTCACCGCTGTTGATGCCAATGGAAACCTTGGGTGAAAAATTAACTCCTGCTGCGGGCAATGCCTCAATTTTATCCCTGATGGAAAGACAGGCATCAATAGCGCGATCAAGATGGTATGGACCTTTAAATACTGACATTACACAATCACCGATAAATTTGTCTATGAACCCATTCTGTGCTATGATTTCTTTTGCGATCAGATCAAAATAGCGGTTTAGCAATGTAACCACTACATCAGGTGTCTCGTTTTCGCTGATGGCAGTGAAGCTGCAGATATCAATAAATGCTACCGATGCTTCAATGGTTTCATTGGCCATGATGGATGCTTCGAATTCACGGCTACCCATGAATTTCAACACATTCTCATCCACATACATTTTAAGGATGTTGTTTTCCTTAATGGCTTTCAATGTTTGCCGGATTTGATTTACATGCTGAATGGTTTTTTCCATCGTGAGCTCGAGGTCTTCAAAATTCACGGGCTTGGTTACAAAATCAAAAGCTCCGCGGTTCATAGCAATGCGGATATTGTCCATGTCGCCGTATGCTGAAACCATCACTGCTTTCACCAACGGACATTCTTCATTGAGCCTGGTCAATAGCGTAAGTCCATCCATTTCAGGCATGTTAATGTCGCACAATAAGATGGCTATATCAGGATTTTGATGCATCTTAATCAAAGCCTCTTTGCCATTGATAGCAAACATAAACTCATATTTCTGCTCCCTGATTTTCTGGCGGAACTTCTGCTTGATGAGTACTTCCAGGTCCGCTTCATCATCGGCTACCAAAATTTTTGTCATAAGATCCTGGTTTTTAATTTTTCTTTTAACGCAACAAAATCAATGGGTTTGGTGAGAAAATCATCTGCGCCTAATTTCATGGCCATGTTGTAATTCTCCTGGTCACCATAGGCAGTTACCATCATCACAACCGGTGGAGGCGGTGTCGAATATTCTTCTTTGATGTGTTTCAGTAATTCAAGTCCACTCATGCCGGGCATGTTAATATCAGAAAGAATCAACACGGCTTCCTGGTGGTGCTGATGGAGATAGATCAATGCATCTTCACCTGAAAAAGCAAATGCAAATTCAATTTGGTGCTCACGTATTTCTATTCTGAACCGTTGTTCAAAAAGCAGTTGCATGTCATGTTCATCGTCGACTACTAATACTTTCATCAGTTGTATCTTGTTAAACCACTATGTGAATCAATAATGCTTCGTTCGTCGGTTCTCGTTCTAATGTTGCTGCTTTGTCAACGGGTTGAAACCCGTTGTTATACTATTTATTGAGGCTACGCCTCTTTTCGCCTATCTTCAATTCACTGGTAAGTAAATGGTAAATATTGTTCCTGTTCCTTTCCCGGAATTATCGGGATTTCCATCATCCACTTTCGTTTCCACCTTCAATTCTCCGCCATGTCCTTTGGTGATGATGTCGTAAGAAATGGAAAGTCCCAATCCTGTTCCTTGTCCTGTTGGCTTGGTGGTAAAGAAGGGTTGAAATATTCTTTCCATTGCATGTTGTGGAATGCCATTACCGTTGTCACTGATGGTGATCACAGCTTTACCGCCTGCTTTTTTTGTGGTTACTGAAACGGTAGGTTCGTATCCTGAATTTGCTGCACTCATTTTCTTCTTTTCGCTTACCGCATAAAATGCATTGGTCAGCAAATTCAGAATTACCCGTCCGATATCCTGGGGGATCACATTTATTTTTCCGAGGTCCGGATCAAAATCGGTTTTCAGCGAAGCATTAAATGATTTGTCTTTCGCGCGCAATCCGTGGTACGCGAGTCGTAAATATTCATCAGCCAATGCATTAATGTCCGTGGGTTCCTTTTTTCCGGTGCTTGCCCGTGAATGCTGTAGCATGCCTTTTACAATCCCATCGGCGCGTTTTCCATGGTGAATTATTTTTTCCAGGTTTTGTCTCACGTCATTGGCAATCAGCATAGCTTCATTTGTATGACCACTTTCCAGTTCTGTTTTCATTTCATTCAACAACTCATTGCTCACCTCAGAAAAATTGTTCACGAAGTTCAACGGGTTTTGAATTTCATGGGCAATGCCTGCTGTCAATTCTCCCAGCGAAGCCATTTTTTCAGAATGTATCAATTGTGTTTGGGTGCTGCGCAATTCAGTTAATGCACGTTGCAACTCTTCTTTTTGCCCCGTAAGTTCCGCCGTCCGCTCTGCCACCAATCCTTCCAGTTCTACTTTTCGAATCGCTATCGCCTTGTTCAATTCATCTTCCTGGTGTCTTTTGATGCGTTCTTTTTCCTGCGCTTTTTGCTGCCTGTTCTGACTGAATAAAATGGCCGCCATCCAGATCAGCATCAACGATTTTACATTGTCGAAATAGTTTGCGTATTCATTATAAAAATTCTCATTTATTAATTCCGTCAGGTGGCTTGCCAGCATCACAATTACAACCGGAATAAAAGCCCAAAAAAACATTCGCAACGGGCGAAGTTCTTTTTGACTGAGGGAAAAGACGATGATGGTGATTATTAATACATCCCATGCCCATCGGAAAATGGGAGAATCGTGTGCAAGAAACTGTACCAGAAACAGAAATGATGAGAAATAGATATTGATATTAAATACCAGTTCCCATCTCTTTTTATTGTTAAGGATGGCATGCTTCCGCAGGCGTTGTGAAAGAAGCAAACTGATAATAAGCGGTACGAGAAAAGGAGCCATTATTTCGCGGTTAATGAACTTTAAAATTACATGGTTCTGCTAAAGTGAGTAAACTCTTTTTCTTTTGTTTCGATCTTAAAACTATTTTTTTCTTGAACTGAAAAATTTTGATTTAGCATTTAAAGATAGGTTGTATGGACAAATCCGGAATTCAATTCCGGATTTGTGTAATTCTTATTTTTATCAACCGATAGCCGGCAGCAGGATTATAAACGTTGTTCCTTCACCATTCTCCAGACTATCGGGATTTCTTTCGCCCGCTTTCGTTTCAACTTTCAATTCTCCACCATGTCCTTTGGTAATAATATCATAGCTCAGCGATAAACCCAAACCTGTTCCTTGTCCGGTCGGTTTGGTGGTGAAGAAGGGTTGGAAAATTTTATCCAACACTTTTGAAGGAATGCCGTTGCCATTGTCACTGATGCTGATCTTTACTTTATCGCCTGTCTTTTTTGTGCTTATTGAAACTGTTGGTTCGTAACCTGCCTTTGTTAAAGCACCGTCAGGAAAATCTTCATGGTGCTTTTTGACTTTTTCATTCACCGCATAAAATGCATTGGTGAGCAAATTCAGTATCACTCTTCCAATATCCTGTGGTACGATGCTTATTTTTCCAATCGCCGCATCAAAATCAGTTTTCATTATTGCATTAAATGATTTATCCTTTGCCCGAAGTCCATGATAGGTGAGCCGTAAATATTCATCACATAAAACATTGATATCAGTTGGCTCTTTTACTCCACTGCTACTTCTTGAATGTTGCAGCATGCCTTTTACAATCGCATCCGCTCGTTTTCCATGGGTGTTAATTTTTTCTTCATTGCCAATCACATCATTGGCAATTGCTTTTACCTCCTCCATATTTCCTTTGTCCAATTCATCTTTCATTTCGGTCAATAATTCTTTATTCAATTCAGAAAAATTATTGACAAAGTTTAACGGGTTTTGAA includes these proteins:
- a CDS encoding two component regulator propeller domain protein → MQDRNGLMWFGTQDGLVRYDGYECHVFKYQESDTTGFQGKSIHCLLEDKEGNLWVGTQGNGINFRDSKTGTFTNLKKEPALKTISESWINTLCEDQTGRIWIGTINEGLLIYNPKTHAAKHFDNKNCHLTDNAVSKIIEDGKGTIWVATSGTGIYYYDEKSKDFQKIHSTIHGDTDFDSFRKTLFTDSKGNLWIGTEGSGLYQLKIDTKQLQRFTLQNGLASNNIMGIAENKNGELLLATDGGGLNIYHPEKQSFSVYQYNQEQKSLNTNALFNVCIDRDENAWVGTYNGGVNVLKVHKTWFETLVHSGNKPGELSQRSVLSLCKTTDGSIFVGTDGGGLDIFDKVTSTFSIIHNDPAGYGNVVKTIFEDSQKRLWLGYFNDGLSFFDRRNGTFTHYRSVAHDSMSLSGNNVWSIAEGEKGVLWIGIIGGGVNLFDPATGHFKRFSHQPDDPFSIASDDVMTVFIDKHQQVWIGTASGGLDLFEKSTGHFTHFKREQGNAKSISANDIRCIFQDTKDRLWIGTESGGLNLWLGKNEFQHFTTENGLISNAIMGIAEDSSGYLWLSTFNGIIRFDPETKKFLNFDFHHNPYTTSNQFNQGAILADGEGTLYFGGINGLTFIRPEKVRIYETKPAIVFTDFRIFNKSVPVGMLPDGRTILNQSLQEASEIHLSYYDNAFSFEFAVLDYTEPFKSDYAYKMDGFDNGWRNTKADQRLVTYTNLDPGTYTFTVKGTNSNGVWSDEKSMKVIIAPPFWETWWFKLLVLIFVAALIWLALRIYTTRREMALKQKVLESERSILTLTNENLTSEQTILHLQNEKLEVEIKSKSAELMANAVQTAHKNEILIGVKEQLEEINSAADKEKAGRLIRSLKSTLSTEIEGEKSWEQFTTYFDQVNQNFITELLKKHPSLTQNDLRMCALTRLNMSNKEMAALLNISVQGVEKSRYRLKKHLGLTVEDDLAAYLRII
- a CDS encoding T9SS type A sorting domain-containing protein, which codes for MKSIFTLLLLFSLESAFSQSFTWDAAKNISCCSSVNGFAFDKAGNMYVAGTFYGDDYVGAYYITSTTPFKYNSFIAKTNKNGVVQWVKIIGSNESSTVQRIATDAIGNIFLTGFYQVDLVYDGSSLPCTGQNDAFIMKINSAGTLQWWDHTIGTGSEFFYDVAVNPAGDAYVTGKFAGSMNVQGSYYFASPGSVYDMCVIKYNGITGAFAWARQTNSQFGGNSSGSRITVDGLGNTYVLGNFGEGYTTFGDYTIFGSFNDYFVSRFDEASNFIYTSDVGDIPNGYICNIDADAAGNIYLAGNFGGFSPYTATISGTTITSPGNSEIFIAKYNADYVMQWLHTGGGATTGDFANDLAVANDGDTYVAFTSGATVTFGSVSATAANPGANEIAVVKYNGSGTAQWASISGGKNYDAVSCLDISQNKKWVGISGIGGAQMYFGAKKVAKSNLYVARLSDTQLRVVNEEQQEMTVSIYPNPATDHITISGIAENNLVEIFDLHAKKIRSQHSVSGSLEIKTADLPAGVYLVAITGNGERLVRKLIIQ
- a CDS encoding response regulator; this encodes MTKILVADDEADLEVLIKQKFRQKIREQKYEFMFAINGKEALIKMHQNPDIAILLCDINMPEMDGLTLLTRLNEECPLVKAVMVSAYGDMDNIRIAMNRGAFDFVTKPVNFEDLELTMEKTIQHVNQIRQTLKAIKENNILKMYVDENVLKFMGSREFEASIMANETIEASVAFIDICSFTAISENETPDVVVTLLNRYFDLIAKEIIAQNGFIDKFIGDCVMSVFKGPYHLDRAIDACLSIRDKIEALPAAGVNFSPKVSIGINSGEMISGNIGSATIKRLDYTVIGDTVNTAQRLQSAAGVGQILINDACFEKVKQSFNCRKIGPVNLKNKAHVVVAYEVLN
- a CDS encoding response regulator, with the translated sequence MKVLVVDDEHDMQLLFEQRFRIEIREHQIEFAFAFSGEDALIYLHQHHQEAVLILSDINMPGMSGLELLKHIKEEYSTPPPPVVMMVTAYGDQENYNMAMKLGADDFLTKPIDFVALKEKLKTRIL
- a CDS encoding histidine kinase → MAPFLVPLIISLLLSQRLRKHAILNNKKRWELVFNINIYFSSFLFLVQFLAHDSPIFRWAWDVLIITIIVFSLSQKELRPLRMFFWAFIPVVIVMLASHLTELINENFYNEYANYFDNVKSLMLIWMAAILFSQNRQQKAQEKERIKRHQEDELNKAIAIRKVELEGLVAERTAELTGQKEELQRALTELRSTQTQLIHSEKMASLGELTAGIAHEIQNPLNFVNNFSEVSNELLNEMKTELESGHTNEAMLIANDVRQNLEKIIHHGKRADGIVKGMLQHSRASTGKKEPTDINALADEYLRLAYHGLRAKDKSFNASLKTDFDPDLGKINVIPQDIGRVILNLLTNAFYAVSEKKKMSAANSGYEPTVSVTTKKAGGKAVITISDNGNGIPQHAMERIFQPFFTTKPTGQGTGLGLSISYDIITKGHGGELKVETKVDDGNPDNSGKGTGTIFTIYLPVN
- a CDS encoding two-component sensor histidine kinase, producing MQKSDELAETSAVLFQQLIHLGIEPNRLYIAIIEDKNGYTEFWITDEDGSKISSAFHTNLNDNPTFKRMLDGWKQEKKSLIIDMRGDELQEYFKYLESIHVPFKGGLTQKRKLQHIAYFGKGFIGIASPVDQSDETMFLLERFAAVFNLAFTRFNDLKLAEAHAIKAEEDLIKLQTEKKRAEDALTELKATQKQLIQSEKMASLGELTAGIAHEIQNPLNFVNNFSELNKELLTEMKDELDKGNMEEVKAIANDVIGNEEKINTHGKRADAIVKGMLQHSRSSSGVKEPTDINVLCDEYLRLTYHGLRAKDKSFNAIMKTDFDAAIGKISIVPQDIGRVILNLLTNAFYAVNEKVKKHHEDFPDGALTKAGYEPTVSISTKKTGDKVKISISDNGNGIPSKVLDKIFQPFFTTKPTGQGTGLGLSLSYDIITKGHGGELKVETKAGERNPDSLENGEGTTFIILLPAIG